The genome window AAATGATGAATGCAACGTCGTAGCTCTCAAGACCGACGGCGACGCCGATGGCGCCTGTCGACCAGATGCTTGCCGCTGTCGCCGTACCCCGCACGGAATCCTTCAATTGGAGGATGGCCCCGCCACCAATGAAGCCAACGCCGGTGATCAACCCTTCGACGATACGCGCCATGGCTTCAGGACTATCTGACACCAGGCTCTCGGCACCCTGAATGAAGCCGCAGCTTGCCAGCGCTACGATCGGGAATGTCCGTACGCCAGCACTGCGCTCTTGAGTCTCACGCTCAAGGCCAATTGGAAACGCCAGGATATAGGCGATAGCCAGCGCGATCACATGCGGGACAATGGGCAGCGAATTGAGGTAATGAAAGGTCTCAAGCAATTAAATCCCCCCAATGGTTGTGAATATGCGAGGTAACGCGTCACAAGGGCTACCGGTTCCCGGCACCGATCCGCTATGTCGTGCCGCACCGGGCGCTTTGTCCGCGCTTGCTGATGTCTCCTGAAAATATTTGTGCAATGCAGCAACTATTATCTCGCAACTGCGTTAGAGTGACTCGGCAACCTTCCGGTCGCTGGTTGAAAGGGCACCGCCATGAGAAATATCGCCGATACGATCAGACGCCTGAATATCCAGCGCAGCGCCAAGTTTTCCGCGTTCGCGCCGAATTTAAATACGCGTTTGCGACCCATGTCGGAATTCGGATCAAATCCCGGCGAATTGCACGCATGGACCTACATTCCATCCACAACCCGCCCTGCTGTACCGCTCGTCGTCGCCCTGCATGGATGCACGCAGACCGCGGCCGACTACGATAGTGGCTCCGGGTGGTCCGACCTCGCCGAGAAATACGGCTTTGCCTTGCTCTTTCCCGAACAGCAGCGTAGCAACAATGCAAATCTTTGCTTCAACTGGTTTGCTACGGGAGACACCACACGAGGCCAGGGAGAGGTGCATTCGATCAGCCAGATGGTGACAACGCTAGCTGACAGGCATTCCATCGATCGAGCGAATATCTATGTGACGGGTTTATCGGCTGGCGGTGCGATGACCGCGGCCGTTCTTGCCACCTATCCCGAGTTGTTCAGGGCCGGCGCGATCATTGCAGGGCTGCCCTACGGCAGCGCTTCCAGTATACCCCAGGCTTTCGACCGCATGCGTGGCCACGGATTACAGGAAAGCCGCATTCTCGCGAACCAGGTGCGTCAAGCATCCGATCACCAGGGCCCCTGGCCCTCAATTTCTGTCTGGCACGGCACTGCGGATAAGACGGTGGATCCGATCAATATGGAAGCGATCATCGGTCAGTGGTGGCACTTGCATGAACTCAGCGAAAAACCAATCGTTACCGGACTGGTACAGCATCATGAGTCTCGTGCGTGGAGCGATAATGAGGGCGTCATACAGGTCGAGGCTCACGCCATAAGCGGCATGGGGCATGGTATCCCGATCAAGAGCTCTGGCTTGGATGGCTACGGCACAGCCCGGCCCTTCATGCTTGACGTCGGTATTTCATCGACGTGGCACATTGCCAAGACCTGGGGTCTGATTGGTGAGCAAGAAGCAGTTTCAGCGGAAAGAAACGCGAAATCGTCTGCTCCTTCGCTGACGACCGAAGAATCCAGGCCAGTCAGGCGTCCGGTTGGTGGGGTGATTGAAGATGCATTGCGAGCGGCAGGATTGATGAAATGACGAGCTATTGCTCGCCACACCATCGATCCGTTATTAATGTTTGGTGGCTGCGACCAGCTTTCTGTTCTCACTGGGTGGGGCAGATAGATACCGGGATTGGGTTCTTCTCACATCGTCCACGCTTCTCAATCCTTCGCCTTTGGCGATGCGCACGGCTTGCCGCTCATCGATCTCCATCGAACGACGGTCTATTCGCTCGCGAGCGGGCTCACTCAACCGAACTCCACCCGGGCCGATCTCAATCGACTGAGCATAGGCTTGCGGCACTGCGGTGAGGGTAAGAAGCGTAGCTGCTCATGCAACAATGAATTTCCTGAACATGATTTTCTCCAACTGTTCCTTGATCAAAATTCCGAAGTCCGAGCACCGCCTTTGTCATGGCTGTGCTCGGACGCTCGGCACTAGGAATGCTTATAATGGTCGGTAATCACGGGCCCGTTCCCGCACACGGGCGAGTTCTTCTTCGGTAAAGTCGGGGTCGCCCTGGTCGAAACCCCGACTTGCTAGGTCATTAGGGCGAGTTTATTTTTTCGCCAGGATGGAACCATTTCAAAGAGCCGGGAACCCACGTGCATTCGGGAAGCCCTTTTCAAAACCTTTGGCGACGCGATATCGCAGCAATTTACCTTGCACCAGCAGGGCCTGGAGGTCGGCCAGAATACGGCTCCCCCAAAATCGACGCTCATTGAACGCTCATATGCAACGACTAAAGCCGCCAGTCAGTTCACGACACTAAAGTGCATGAAAAGGAGTGTGACACGGCGACGGTGGAAATCGCCAAGCGACTTTGCCGTATGGGCAATCGAGCGAGCTCAGGAAATCGTCAGTGTTGAGGGGGCGGCGCTTGCATTGGCCTTCGTTATTCCGAAACCAGCGTCATTACGGGAAATTCTCGCAAGACTTCCACCAGGGAGACCTTGCTCGCGAGCGTGAACCCCTTATCCGTCATGACATGCCGGAACTGCTTACCCACGAGTGCATCCGGTACCTGCAGAAATGTCCCCTCCCATTCGGGAAGCGGCAAAAAAGGCGTGGTGAACGGTTTCAACATATCGAAACACAGCCGGGGGACAGCAATCACCGCATATTGTTCCTCGAATTCACGATAGAACGCCACAATATGGTTGGCCTGTTTGCCAACCGCTTTGAGAGGAATGTACTTCCCCTCAGAAAACAGTCGGGGCATCTCCTGGCGCATCTTAAGATGGGATTTCAGGATCCGTTGTTTTACGCCGCCGGAATACCAATCCTCCAGAAGTAAATTCAACGGCGATTGATCGGCATAAGCGAGCTGATCTTTCAAGGCGTCAAAATCGAATGAGCCCCGCGTCGGTGCGGACGACACGGACAGATCCCAGGTTTCGGCACCATTATGGATGACAGGGATTCCTGGAGCAGTAAGCTTCAAGACCGTCTGGGAAAAACTGTTGAGCGCTCCGGTCAGCCAAAATGGCCTCATCGTTTCCACAAATTCTGAAAGGAACTCTTTGTCCGCAAACAAGCCGTCCACATAGTTCATGACGGCCTGTTCGTAAGGCTTATTGACGCCGGTCCAGAATGACTGTTTCTCGGATTCGCGGATGGCTCGCTCCATGAATCCAACCAGTTCTTCCCGAACCGAAGCAAGGCCAGCGTCGTCGTCGATGCGCAAGGAAACCGGCCAGATTGCCGCCAGTGTTTGGTAGATCAGCCATTCCGTCTTCGGATCTGGAGCAACCACCGCTTCGATGGTCGCCAAATTGGCAGCGTGACACTGCCGCCACGCGTCAACAGCCCTCGCCCATACACCTGACGCCTCTGAGAACGCCAGCAGACGCATTCGCGCGTCTTCTCCGAATTTGGTTGTATAGGAAAAAGACGTGGCCAACATGCCGGATGGCATAGCTGCAGCCCTGTCGACCATCTTTCGATGAAAGGCACCGATCGGATCAGACGTCGGGCTCGCACTCAACATCAATTCGTCCAGCGCAATCGGGCCGCGGGCGTATCTGTATGATTTCTGAATTGCTTGCGCCATTACAGCGGCCGTCAACTGCTGAAAGCGAATGATAAACGAGCTGGCAACGTCCGGGCTGGAGGATGTGTCTTCCGAGTTCATAATGCGAAGAATGAACGCCAATATCTCCACCACATCGGCGGTTTGTCCCTCTCGGCGGGATATTTGCGCAGCAATGGATTGAAGCATATCGACATCGAACGGGGGAAGTGCGCCATCCTTCGAATACGTGCGATAAACGGGCAACTCTGCGATGAGTTCTGCTATGGCGCGGCGCAGCAGGAGTTCTTCTGCATAAGGAGGGCCCAGCTCGGCCAATAGCTGTACTAATCTTTCGAGTTCATCTGTGAAAGTCGCGTGCAGAATGCTGGCTTTCGCGTGCCGATAGTCGCCCGGAAATTCAGAAGGAAATTCAGATCTGGGTTCGAGTTCATATTCATACATGCGCTGCAGCCTGGACAGCCCGGCATGGTCGACGAAAAGATCCGCCACGGTGGAGATAAACTCATAACCAGCGGTGCCGTTTACGTGCCAATCATCATTATACGTTTCTTCGCCCAGCAATATCTTGTCAGTGACCACGAAAATGTCTTCGCCTGCGTGTGAACGCAGCCGCCTGGTGTATTCCGCTGGATCTGCAAGTTCATCGATCTCATTGACCCTGAAACCCTTGATCTGGGTCTTTTCCAGCAGCGAAAGAGGCATCTTGTGGAAATCCATGAAAACGGCGGGATCTTCTACGCGCAACCCAACGGTAAGTTTTGAATCAGCCGAATGCCTGTAGTTTATGGGTTCGGATGCTCCCTTACTTTGCACCAAAGTCCAATTCTGCAAGGACATCAGCCCGATCATCCGGCCCGCATCCTTCGCGATGTCGTTCAGCCCCGAAGCCATTTCGAGCCGATCCGTAATGTTGGCATGGTCAAAGGCTTTCAAAAGGTCCGTGTGAAAATCGGCGGTCGTTGTCGAAGTGGCCCGGCTTGCCGTTTCGATCAAAGTCACGGCAATCTTGTTGTTGATGCCCTTGAGTGCTTCGCGATAACTCGATGGAGCCAAGGGAAAAAACCGGCCTGCATAAGAAACGCCCAAACTTGTTTTTTCTCGATCGAACGTCAGCTGAAATTTATCAGCCTGAATCTCCTCGTTGATTGGTCGTTCGAGCACTGGAAGAGTGATTGCCCTTGTCCAATCGACGTCAAAATGATTTGCATGCCTCGCGCTGGGGCCCCATTCCAGCACGTCGAACCACCACGCATTCTCATACGATGCCGACATCTGGTTCGGGTTGAGATCGACAATCAGATGCATGCCCGCGCTTGCGAGCTCGGAATTCAAATGGGCGAAGCCACTTTCGGACCCCAATTCGAAGTCTAGTTCCGTCGGATCTGTGGCCGTCAGGATGCCGTCGCCAATCTGCAACGACTGAAACGGAGAGGACACACTGACAGCGTCGATCCCAAGCTCTTTCAGATATGAAATGGCACTCGCCGCTTGTTTGAATGTGGTGCCGTTGCGCAGCTGGATTCGATAGGCTGAATTGGGAATGTACATGCTCTCACTCATTATTTG of Phyllobacterium zundukense contains these proteins:
- a CDS encoding MgtC/SapB family protein; this encodes MLETFHYLNSLPIVPHVIALAIAYILAFPIGLERETQERSAGVRTFPIVALASCGFIQGAESLVSDSPEAMARIVEGLITGVGFIGGGAILQLKDSVRGTATAASIWSTGAIGVAVGLESYDVAFIISLFTFLTLRLMLPLKKEPKED
- a CDS encoding alpha/beta hydrolase family esterase, with the translated sequence MRNIADTIRRLNIQRSAKFSAFAPNLNTRLRPMSEFGSNPGELHAWTYIPSTTRPAVPLVVALHGCTQTAADYDSGSGWSDLAEKYGFALLFPEQQRSNNANLCFNWFATGDTTRGQGEVHSISQMVTTLADRHSIDRANIYVTGLSAGGAMTAAVLATYPELFRAGAIIAGLPYGSASSIPQAFDRMRGHGLQESRILANQVRQASDHQGPWPSISVWHGTADKTVDPINMEAIIGQWWHLHELSEKPIVTGLVQHHESRAWSDNEGVIQVEAHAISGMGHGIPIKSSGLDGYGTARPFMLDVGISSTWHIAKTWGLIGEQEAVSAERNAKSSAPSLTTEESRPVRRPVGGVIEDALRAAGLMK
- the treY gene encoding malto-oligosyltrehalose synthase, whose protein sequence is MYIPNSAYRIQLRNGTTFKQAASAISYLKELGIDAVSVSSPFQSLQIGDGILTATDPTELDFELGSESGFAHLNSELASAGMHLIVDLNPNQMSASYENAWWFDVLEWGPSARHANHFDVDWTRAITLPVLERPINEEIQADKFQLTFDREKTSLGVSYAGRFFPLAPSSYREALKGINNKIAVTLIETASRATSTTTADFHTDLLKAFDHANITDRLEMASGLNDIAKDAGRMIGLMSLQNWTLVQSKGASEPINYRHSADSKLTVGLRVEDPAVFMDFHKMPLSLLEKTQIKGFRVNEIDELADPAEYTRRLRSHAGEDIFVVTDKILLGEETYNDDWHVNGTAGYEFISTVADLFVDHAGLSRLQRMYEYELEPRSEFPSEFPGDYRHAKASILHATFTDELERLVQLLAELGPPYAEELLLRRAIAELIAELPVYRTYSKDGALPPFDVDMLQSIAAQISRREGQTADVVEILAFILRIMNSEDTSSSPDVASSFIIRFQQLTAAVMAQAIQKSYRYARGPIALDELMLSASPTSDPIGAFHRKMVDRAAAMPSGMLATSFSYTTKFGEDARMRLLAFSEASGVWARAVDAWRQCHAANLATIEAVVAPDPKTEWLIYQTLAAIWPVSLRIDDDAGLASVREELVGFMERAIRESEKQSFWTGVNKPYEQAVMNYVDGLFADKEFLSEFVETMRPFWLTGALNSFSQTVLKLTAPGIPVIHNGAETWDLSVSSAPTRGSFDFDALKDQLAYADQSPLNLLLEDWYSGGVKQRILKSHLKMRQEMPRLFSEGKYIPLKAVGKQANHIVAFYREFEEQYAVIAVPRLCFDMLKPFTTPFLPLPEWEGTFLQVPDALVGKQFRHVMTDKGFTLASKVSLVEVLREFPVMTLVSE